ttcaaaaaaggagggagacaaagcaGGAAGATTTGGGCCAAATCTGTTATTTGGAAACTCTCGATGCCATTGTGAAGGAGGGAGTCACAAGACATTTAGAAAATCTTCATACAATCTGGCTGAGTCCACACGGTTTTGTTAAATGAAGATTGTTTTTGAGACATTTATCAGAGCTTTCTGAGTATGGGACCAGCAGGGTAGATAAAGGTGAACCAGTAGAtgttgtgtatttggatttccaaacgaCATGTCCTCATGTAAAATATTACTGCACAATATAAGAGTTCATGgtgttggatagaggattggcaaacTACCTGGCATAGCCAATATAAAtggttcattttcaggttggcaaactgtgacTAGTGGAGTGACACACGGATCAGTGATGGGGACACAATTGTTTCTGATCTATATTAGTGATTGGATGAAGAGACCAAATCTGGagccaaatttactgatgacagaaAGTTTGGTTgggaagttgtgaggaggatacaaagcatcTGCGGAGGGATATAGaccggttaagtgagtggacaaagatttagcagatggagtataaagtgggaaaatgtgaggtggtCCACCttggcagaaagaatagaaaatCAGCAAATGATTTGAaatgaagatgaaatgaaaatgaaatgaaaatcgcttattgtcacaagtaggcttcaaatgaaaagccccgagtcgccacattcctgcgcctgttcggggaggctgttacgggaaccgaaccgtgctgctggcatgccttggtctgcttacaaagccagcaatttagccctgtgctaaacagtcccttcaACAGAAAGAGacggcagaatgctgcagtacagagggatctgggggaccttgtacatcaatcactaaaagttagtgtccaggtacagcaaggaatgaggaaggcggatggaatgttggcctttattggaaaaGGGATGGAGTGTAGAGTAGGGAAGacgtgctgcaactgtacaggggatTGGTGAGACTGCAGCTTGAGTACTGTGTTCAGATCTGATCTCCTTACATCAGGAGGGAGAGAGTCTCATTGgacacagttcagagaagattcactttgctgattcctgggatgaagggatttccttatgtggaaaggttgaacaggttggtctgtactcactggagtttagaagaataaaaggTTATCTTATTGAAGCATAACATTCTGAGGGATTCCTTcgtcagggtagatgctgggaggatgtttgatCTCTGGGGTAAGCGAGGTGTAGGCGACACAGCATCAAATGAAGGGGcctctatttaagacagagatgttgctatttacagcacagaaggatgccatttggcccatcatgtccgtaccagctcccaaaagagcggcccagctagtcccattctccagccctgtCTCCGTGGTCCCCTAAATTCGGCacattcaaatatatatccagctctcttttgaaacctcctgtggaatccgcctccaccactctcccatgtaccacattccaattcccaacaactctctgagtaaagaagtttctcctcacctcattcctagctctcttgctggccatcttgaaattgtgactcctagtcactgacttaccaaccagtggaaacagagtcTCCTTGTCAAAACTGttgataattttgaacacctcaataaggtcacttcttaatcttctctgctctggagaacaagcccaattttccCCAatatttccttgtatctaaaattcctcactgCTGGtatcatcctagtaaatctcctttgcactctctcaagggctttaacatctttccttaaataatgtgcccagaactgaacacaatactcgacCAATGATTTGTAGTGGTGTAGCATCACATCtttgcttttatactctgtgcctctatttataaacccaaggatccatttagccttcttaacaactctttcAACTTGCCAGGcgcccttcagagaattatgcacttgaatcctgaggtccctctgctcctgtactcccctcaaagttgtaccattgagcctatattgtctccccatgattcttctactaaaatgcattacctcacatttccctgcattgaaattcatctgccaggtaTCTACccattggccaacttgtcaatgtccctctgaagtcgcccaGCGTCATCGTCACAATTCGGTATTCTCCCGagcttagtgtcatctacaaatttagagaTTTTACCCTCAACACGcaactctaaatcatttatatcaatcgtaaaaagcaagtgtcccaacactgagccctggggaacaccacttgcaactcgtctccagtctgagaaatggccatctatacctaccctctgtctcctatctttTAGCCAATTTCCAATCCATGCAGCCCAGGACccttcaatcccaaacatttttaacctgctaaccaacctgccatgtggcactgtatcaaatgctttctcaaagtacaaatatacaacatccacagcactaccctcatccacTACCTGTGTCACCTTGTCAAATAACTCAATTACATTTGGCAGACatggcctgcccttgacaaagccatgaggACTGGCTAATATTAATTAATTTTTCTCGAAGTGCATATTTTTCTCATCTCATATTATCGCCTCTATCAGTTTTCCCACTGCTGATGTCAAACTGACAGGTCTGTACTTTCCTGGGTTAACCTTTGCCCCTTTCTGAAACAACGGCATCACATTCGCAATCCTCCAGGACTATTCCTGTGTTAGATGAGGAATTCCATCTCGGAGAGGgttattagtctttggaattctctaccacagagaccagcagaggctgggtcattgattcATGACCGAGTTCGATAGATTGTTGATCAACAAGGGGGTTAAGGGTCAtctggggcaggcaggaaagtggggtaAAGGCCACAAttcgatcagacatgatcttatcaaAAATCAGAGCAGGTTCACTGGGCTGGACCACTCCTGTTCTTAGTCCTTCTGATCTTATGATCATTTCATCAGTGTGTCAAACCTCATTAATCACTTGGATAACAGCAGGGAGACGGTAATATACAGAGAATGATACCTGGAGAAATCGCTGCTCTCATTTCCCTCCACACTTTGATGTATTTGACTGGTTCACCAGCGATATCCACAGGTAACTGAGTGGAGACAGTTCCAGGCTTGTGAAACACCATCTGACTCCTGTAAAAACAGGTCTGGAAatcagtgtgtgttagagagacagcAGTGATCACATCACAAAACTGTTTCTTTAAACCTGCTTACCTCATCAACAGGTCCTGAATATCCTGAGGGGAAAGAAACAGAATAGATATGATCGAGTCAGATTAAAGAGTTCTTGTTGATGTAAATCCCGAGTAGAAATCTACATTTTCACCCCTCTCGCCTCCTCATTATTCTCGATCAGTCTGCAATCTTTGACACGGtcgatcacaccatcctcctccactgcctctcactgttgtccagctgggtgtTCTGCCCGCACCAGTTCCCACTCTTTTCTCTCTAACCGtagcccccatcacccctgtggtcGGTGAACTACATTGGCTCCCGGTTCAACATCGTATTGACGTTgaaagttctcatccttgttttcaaattcctccctggcctcactcctccctatctctgtaatctcctccagctccacaaccctccgagacatcCTCTAATTTGTGTCTCTTGTCCATCCCCGATATTAATCCCAACACGATTGCTGGCTGAGACTTCATTTGAATCCAGCGTTCGCAGGATCAGGAACAGCAAAACCCACAACTCAATAAAGATCTAACAACTCCACTTTAACAATGCATCTTAACCCTGTCCTCAGTAGACCTCCATGGGCAGCAGTGTAAACGTCTCCAGTTCCCAGCCCAGCTCTCTCTGAGTCCAATCATCAATCAGTGCCGTGGTTACACTGAGTATCGGAATCACACTGAGATTCTCTCACCTCATTTCCCATTGGACCGTTACTGACAGCAGAAAGAAACAATCATCCAACCAATCAGACTGAGGCCttgcccaatcccagaggttaAAGGTCAGAGTGCCCGCCCTCAGTctctggaatgtttcactggaCAAGACAAAGAGATTTTGTACCTTGAGGAACTCTGGGGCCTCTTGTACCGCCAGCCACGATTTTAGATCTCTTATTGCTCCTTCAAGAGAAGACAATTCATCCATGGTTTTGGTTAAATTGCTCTCCATTTCCTCGAACACTTTATTGCTTTTTCTCTCCACCTCTGCTTTCAGCAGCACCTCCTTCTCAACCAGGAACTTGTGCATCTtttcaaattcactgttgatttcATTTCTCAGTCTGTCAACTTCAGCCTGGAACAGATTGAATACAGAACAGAATAAGCAACGTTTATAATCCCAGTTTCCCGGTCTCTGTCCACTGGGATAGAGGAAAACAATTTGCATACAGTATGACTAACAAATAATAACAGCTCACTGACGGCTCAATAATTTGATGGAATATTGGGTctgtgggagtgagttacaaataaACATTATAAAGTGATTCCAATGGTTAATCCTAAATAAGAATCATCAAggtgtgaattacagactggaatttaatcgaggggttcagatggtttatatatagaataatggatacctgggagtgagttacagactggaatctaatcgaggggttcagatggtttatatatagaataatgggtacctgggtgtgagttacagactggaatctaatcgaggggttcagatggtttagaaaagaataatggatacctgggagtgaattacagactggaatctaatcgaggggttcagatggttgctatatagaataatggatacctgggagtgacttacggaatggaatctaatcgaggggttcagatggtttatacatagaataatggatacctgggagtgagttacagattggaatctaatcgaggggttcagatggttgatatatagaataatggaaacCTGGGAGTGACTTacggaatggaatctaatcgaggggttcagatggtttatatcttGATAAAGGatgccggggagtgagttacagtctggaatctaatcgaggggttcagatggtttatatatagaataatggatacctgggagtgagttacagactggaatctaatcaaggggttcagttggtttatatatagaataatggatgccagggagtgagttgcagactggaatctaatcgaggggttcagatggtttatatatagaataatggatacctgggagtgagttacagacaagaTTTATTTAATCAATTGATGTGATTGATTAGGAGAGAAAATAACACATTTTCACATTGTCATAATAATCTGCAATTTGCAGACGCTCCCTTATATTGCAGTTCGGGGAGCAGCCCACAGTGTACTTTGGAGCAGCAGCATTTTATTCAGtaaaactctctctctgactgtgtgagaggctcactcactctcaataacaAACACAGGGAAGTTTACACAAAGCCTAAAGGACACTCTCCTACCTTCATGTGTAAAATCCCATCCTCTCGTTCTCTTTTACTGTGGAGACTGAGGTCCATTTGCTTCTGCAGAGTTTCCAATGATGTTTCTAACTTGTTCTGAGACAGAAAGGACACAAAGGGGTTTGGCAAAGGAAACAATCATTGTCACATTCTGGAGGAGTTTGCTGTTTTAAATAGAGTGAGactagtgaggtagagaaggagatatTCTCAGGATTGACACTCAATAAACAAAGTAGAAGCTGTGGGTTAATTCTGTTTGTTACAATTATCCTCCTCCAGGTTAATTcccctcctcaatcaatcctttCCTCGTTCCAACCCTCTCTTTACATTCCTCTCCCCTTCCCTACCCctttctctcctgccctctcttccccttcccacattcgacaaacactctctctctctattacttacaccctgtccctcttccccatctACCTGTGTCAGTAGCAGTGATCCAGTACCTTGTATATCTGGGCTGCCTCCTTtattgggatcacactgtgcgtCTTATGAGCTCTGGACATCCCACACACCAGACAGATCGTTTTGTGTTCATCTTCACAGAAGAGTTTCAGCTTCTCTTCGTGTTCCTGACAGTAAAACTCCTCCTGTGGCTGTGTCACCTTCACCTTCTGCCCCCTGAACCTCTCCACGATGTTATTCAGGGTGAGAGCGGGCCTGACGTTCCTCTGGATGAAGACCTGTCGACACTGGGGGCAGGAAACATCGCCCGGGACCTCCTGCCAACTCTGAGAGATGCAGGAGCTCCAGAAATGATGTCCACATTCCAGAGACACCGGCTGGGTGAATATCTCCAGACAGATGGGACAGGTTAGTTCCTGTGTGAGATCTGGAGACGCCATCCCAgtgctcagagtctctctctccttccctgttcCAGCTCTGTCACTTTCAATTCCTGTTCAGGGCTGCACTTCCTGGATTTCACTTCACGTGATCAGTGACACACTCAGTGTCAGGAACTTTGGAATTAAATCAAACTGACCCCTTTATTGTGTCTGGAGCCCCTCCCTCATCCCTGAGCCCCTCCTTATTCTCTCTCCACCCTGTCTCCAGCTGACCCTCATTCTTACAAAAAACATCTTTTTGAAAATGTCcacccccatctccaacctcccccttGTTCCCCAAATTCCTGgagagtctctttctctctcccaaatccGGGCCCATCTTTCCCCCCTCAATCCTGCCTGAACCTCTCCGATCAGCTTCTGGACAGGAAGATGGAAAGTTGGTGCCGAGTTTGTGTAACTGGAGTGAAGAGGAACAACGCTGTGTTGGAGCTGCTCATTTCTCAGATGCTGCACATTCTCTGCCTGTGGGGGGAAGCGTCTCGAACAACAGATTCAGTCTCAATGTTGTTGTCTGATTCACGCTGCTGTCGAGTCCCTTTGGATGTTTCACTGCattgaaggcgctatataaatgtaatttgTTGTTGCCTCTGACTGAATCAAAGTGTTTGTGCTGGAAACTGTCCTGAGGGGGGTCTTCAGTCCCAGTCAGAgaccctgacacacaccctcacacacacagacacacacgcaaatacacacacagacccagacacacatagacacacacagacaggcacacacatatacacacactctcagagagacacacacactcagatagacagacagacacccacagagacacactcacacacacagacacaccctaccTGGGCAGAGCTTCCATTTACTGGAGGGTGATGAAGGGACAGGCTCCGTCAGTCACTAGATCACATTTACACATCTGGAACTGGGACATCGACTGCACAATAACATCTTTAAATTCCTGTTCACCTCCTGCTCCATCCGCTTGTTAATCTTCTGTTAGTTTGAACAAATCGTGAAGCTGATTCTGCTATTGCCTCACAAGACTTGTTACTGAGACAGTGATGCTCATGAAAAGGATATTCGACTGGGGTGGCAGCACTCAATGGGAGACAGTGAATCAGCCTCTTGTTGAACATTCTGGACAATATCCCTTTCCATTGGCccccactgggagtcactgtgagtACATCGAGCCCGGATTTAAAATATTGCTTCACCTGAAACAAGGGCCTCGTCTCCATCCCCAAACCCAGTCAGAGTGAGTCCAGCCCTGAACTGGTGGGCAAGGACACACTCCCTCTATTTGAACCGCGTCCCCTGCCCTGTTCTCAGTGAACGGCAGTGACCTCCTCATTctaatcactctctgggtaaagatgtttctcctgaattccctattggatttctcaGTGACTCCCATATCTGAGGGGATTCTGATCCCCAAACGGTGGGGACGTTCGGTGGCCACGTTTGAGGAATAGTCCGTCGCGCGGTGGGGAAATGTGTAAAATGGAAACATTTGTCCAGATTGTAACATTGTGTGCTGGGGAGAATGTTCCCCAGGTTGCTGATGTTTTTGTATTATTTAatttatttggaataaaatacattaaaaaaactttTTCTACTTCATGGATACAAAAATCCTTCTGACTCCCAATATTTATAAGTCTCTCATCTTTTAAAGATATCCTGAGATCCTCGTATCAAAGTGATAATTTTACAGAACATGTTGGGTAttgagcccctccagcctgttccaccattcagtcagcTCATAGCTGATCTGTATCTGACCAACATTTACTCACCTTGGTTTTGTAACCTTTGTGTGAAGAAGCGTTTCCTGAAATCCCCCCTTGATCTCTCTCATCCTGACCCACACTTTCCCCATGTTGGCTGGAAGGGCTTGACATGGAGCAGCGCCGCCATCTGCTGGCAGTACTGTGACTGTCCACTTGCACTGTCAGCTGCCTTTCAGTTGGAGACCGGATTGAGTGAGGccataaatataataataataatctttattattgtcacaagtcggcttacattaacactgcaatgaagtgactgtgaaaagccccttatcgccacattccggcacctgttcgggtacacagagggagaattcagaatatccaaattaactaacagcacatctttcgggacttgtgggaagaaaccggagcacccggaggaaacccacaccgacacagggagaacgtgccagacagtgccccaagcagggaatcgcacctgggaccctggagctgtgtagcaacagtgctaaccactgtgctacagtgctgcccactattctctatacaaaccatctgaacccctcgattagattctagtctgtaactcactccctggtatccattattctatatataaaccatctgaactccttgattagattccagtctgtaactcactcccaggtatccattattcattatataaaccatctgaacccctcgattagattccagtctgtaactcactcccaggtatccattattctatatataaatcatctgaacccctcgattagattccagtctgtaactcactcccaggtatccattattctatatataaaccatctgaacccctcgattagattccagtctgtaactcactcccaggtatccattattctatatataaaccatctgaacccttcgattggattccagtctgtaactcactcccgggtatccattattctatatataaaccatctgaacccctcgattagattccagtctgtatctcactcccaggtatccattattcattatataaaccatctgaacccctcgattagattccagtctgtaactcactcccaggtatccattattctatatataaatcatctgaacccctcgattagattccagtctgtaactcactcccaggtatccattattctatatataaaccatctgaacccctcgattagattccagtctgtaactcactcccaggtatccattattctatatataaaccatctgaacccttcgattggattccagtctgtaactcactcccgggtatccattattctatatataaaccatctgaacccctcgattggattccagtctgtaactcattgtaTCCCAtcccacctttaactgtatcaaaCTCAGTCTCGCACAAGAGGTCAAATTCACCCCGCCCAGCGCCTCACTCTCCACCGtatctctcccccaactcctcctcccatttctcctgaatCCTCATCACGTGCATTccccctgcttccccagccacccggagatgtccccaatcctaccctcctcctccatgtccGGAAGCATCAGCCGTTCCAATGGGACATACTTCGGCAGCCTGGAGAACCCTTTACACACCATCCGTGCAAAGTCActcacttgtagatacctaaaATCACTCCCCTCGGGAGCTCTCCcatctcccgcagctcttccagactggcaaacctctcctccaaatataaatccctggCCCTCATcaaccccacctctctccacctcctgtacatgccatccgtctcccccgGTTTGAATCCATGGTTCACACACAACAATGTTAGCATCGACATCCCCTCCGTCCGAaactgtctcctcagctggttccacaccctaaccgtGGACTGTACAACCGGGCTCTCCATATATCTCCTCGGTAACAACGGTAGTGCCACCGTTACCATGGCCCTGAATCTGGGCCCccgacaggactcctcctccaccctaacccattctggcctctctccctcccactatcacctcactttctccacattcaccacccaataatagtgcagtaagaatttttacaacaccaggttaaagtccaacaggtttgtttcgatgtcactaattttcggagcgctgctccttcctcagatgaatgaagaagtatgttccagaaacatatatatcgacagattcaaagatgccagacaatgcttggaatgcgagcattagcaggtgattaaatctttacagatccagagatggggtaaccccaggttaaagaggtgtgaattgtgtcaagccaggactgttggtaggattttgcaggccagatggtgggggatgaatgtaatgcgacatgaatcccagctcCCGGTTGAggacgcactcatgtgtgcggaacttggctataagcttctgctcagcgattctgcgttgttgtgcgtcctgaaggccgccttggagaacgcttacccggagatcagaggctgaatgcccttgactgctgaagtgttccccgactggaagggaacattcctgcctggtgattgttgcacgatgtccgttcattcgttgtcgcagcgtctgcatggtctcgccaatgtaccacgctttgggacatcctttcctgcagcgtatgaggtaatagtgcagcaggttcggTAACGCCAAGTCCCctttctctccctgcctctgtatcAGGGCCCACTtcccccttggcaccttccccacccaaatAAACTCCAAAATTACGTTGACCAAATTCCGGAGGAAGGCCTTCGGAATAATAATCGGGAGCATctgaaatacaaataaaaaccTTGGCAAGACATTCATCTTAACCACTTGGACCCCTCCCGCCAGCATCAGGTgctgtgtatcccacctcctaaagtcctcctttatctactccaccaactttgttaagttccacttatgcagtgtcgcccactcccctgtcacctggacccccagatacctaaacctatccctacctCCCCTAAATGGCAACCCCCCTAAATTAGCTGAAACAGAGAAAGTTAGCAAGCAGATACAGTGAactattaggaaggtaaatggtatctTAGCCTTTACTACAACGGGGCTGAAGTATAAGACTATAAGTCTTGCTGCAAAGTAACAGGGATTGAGTGTGGTCACAGCTGGAGGATTTTGGACAGTTTTAGTCTCCGTACCTGAGGAAACATGTACTTACCTTAGAGGGAGCAATGAAGGTTCTCGGAATTGATACTTGGGATGAAAGGGTTTTCTGATATGAGGAAGGATTGAGTTGGATCGATCTATATTCTTTGAGGTTTAAAAGAATaatgggtgatcttattgaaacatatacaattctcTAAGGGTAGATGCTGACACTGGTCTAGAACGAGGGGGTCACAGAATCAGGATAaagggtcgtccatttaagactgagatgaggagaaattccttccctcagagagagttgtgaatctttgggattctctcccTCGGCGAGATGTCAGTGAGTATATTCCACACAGAGATCGGTATATTCATGAGTGCAAAGAGAATGAAGGGATAGGAGGGGAAAGTGGAGTCGATGTTGATGTTCAGacaggatcttactgaatggtcacatgtcCTACTCCGGAACCTATTCTGATATTCTCATTCCtgataccaccacctggaggttcccttccagtcactcaccatcccgactgggaaacatatcggccgttccttcactgtcactgggtcagaatcctggaactccctccctaacagcactgtgggtgtacctacaccaccttctcaagggcaattagggatgggcaacgagggctcagccagcgacatccacatcccagacaggagagaaaacattctttctgctcATTCACTGAATCAATAATCATCACACCAGGTGTCTGTCCCGTCTTcaaataaaatatttattcaagGGAGGAAACAAAATAAAGGTTCAGAATGACTTGTTCGAGAGCTGGGCACAGTTACCACAATTCAGGAGATTTTGCTTCATTCTATCCCAGTCCAGTGTTTATAGGTCCCATTAGATtcagagagggacagtgggatgggtggagaatctgagttaaatttacagaataaacaatacaggaaacacactcaccccctgacagcacacagcagagaatcAGGACAACATGAGCTGTTCAGACAGTGAATCAGGCTTCTCACTAAAACTCCGACCTCCCAAAACGTGTCCCACTGTGTTAcccagtgagcagggtcagtgggtcAGAGTTATCACGACAGGGATTGAAGGCGGGGTAGAGTTTCTCGGTGAATGTGTCAGTGAAGGTGTACAGGTGAGACATGTCCTCAGCATCGTAAAATGACACCTGTCCACCCTCATAATCCAGGTAAATTCCCAACTTCCGGGGTTTCACTTTCAGCTGGGAGATGACATCTGGGATTTTCAATGATTTGCAGTCTGCCAACCGGGCGATGACCCAGAATCCATTCTCAGGTGAATGTGTGATGTTTGCTTTCCTGTTGACAGACTCTCTGCAGACACCCACAACCCAGTAAGGCTTGTGTCCAAGACCCACCTCCCAGTAGTGTCT
This window of the Scyliorhinus torazame isolate Kashiwa2021f chromosome 14, sScyTor2.1, whole genome shotgun sequence genome carries:
- the LOC140389110 gene encoding zinc-binding protein A33-like — protein: MASPDLTQELTCPICLEIFTQPVSLECGHHFWSSCISQSWQEVPGDVSCPQCRQVFIQRNVRPALTLNNIVERFRGQKVKVTQPQEEFYCQEHEEKLKLFCEDEHKTICLVCGMSRAHKTHSVIPIKEAAQIYKNKLETSLETLQKQMDLSLHSKREREDGILHMKAEVDRLRNEINSEFEKMHKFLVEKEVLLKAEVERKSNKVFEEMESNLTKTMDELSSLEGAIRDLKSWLAVQEAPEFLKDIQDLLMRSQMVFHKPGTVSTQLPVDIAGEPVKYIKVWREMRAAISPESVNRKGEITRSPENGFGVIARSPNCKSLKIPDVISQLKVKPRKLGIYLDYEGGQVSFYDAEDMSHLYTFTDTFTEKLYPIFNPCNDKSGDNLDSLTLLTG